Proteins from a single region of Phycisphaerae bacterium:
- a CDS encoding mannose-1-phosphate guanylyltransferase gives MRRCAVIMAGGSGTRLWPLSRRRRPKQLLRLLDGRSLLEAAFSRLRELLPAEDIYVIALIDHIPAIAAALPDLPPENLIGEPEGRDTANAIALAAALLHKQDPDTLMGVFTADHLIRPTDKFVETVRRGFDVAQREADALITFGIKPSSAHTGLGYIECAKMIHPGFFAVRSFKEKPDLATAQRYISSGQYYWNSGMFVWRTATILDEIRKHLPETQHAVERLAAVWSTPDGPRLAREDYPRLQKISIDFAVMEKAPRVLVLEMDLEWIDLGSWAAVGGAIGADRAGNTQTAPQVATLDAHRNILVSEDDHLIAAVGVEDLVIVHSPDATLVCRRDQIERIKDLVAQLQQRHGEKYS, from the coding sequence ATGCGACGTTGTGCAGTCATCATGGCCGGTGGATCGGGGACGCGACTCTGGCCCCTCTCGCGCCGCCGCCGCCCCAAGCAGCTTCTCCGACTCCTTGACGGTCGCAGCCTTCTGGAGGCCGCTTTCTCGCGACTCCGCGAATTGCTACCGGCTGAGGATATCTACGTCATCGCCCTCATCGATCACATCCCTGCCATCGCCGCGGCCCTGCCCGATCTGCCTCCGGAAAACCTCATCGGCGAACCCGAAGGCCGCGACACCGCCAATGCCATCGCCCTCGCCGCCGCGCTCCTGCACAAGCAAGACCCCGACACGCTCATGGGCGTCTTCACCGCCGATCACCTGATCCGCCCGACGGACAAGTTCGTCGAGACGGTCCGCCGCGGTTTCGACGTCGCCCAGCGCGAGGCCGACGCGCTGATCACCTTCGGCATCAAGCCCTCCTCCGCCCACACCGGACTCGGCTACATTGAGTGCGCCAAGATGATCCATCCCGGTTTCTTCGCCGTCCGCTCGTTCAAGGAGAAGCCCGATCTCGCGACGGCCCAGCGCTACATCTCGTCCGGCCAATACTATTGGAACAGCGGCATGTTCGTGTGGCGGACCGCGACGATCCTGGACGAGATCCGCAAGCACTTGCCCGAGACGCAGCACGCCGTCGAGCGATTGGCCGCGGTCTGGTCCACGCCCGACGGCCCTCGCCTCGCCAGGGAGGATTACCCGCGGCTCCAGAAAATCAGCATCGACTTCGCCGTGATGGAAAAAGCCCCTCGCGTCCTCGTCCTGGAAATGGACCTCGAGTGGATCGACCTGGGAAGTTGGGCTGCCGTTGGGGGCGCCATCGGCGCCGATCGCGCCGGCAATACACAAACGGCGCCACAAGTCGCGACGCTCGACGCCCACCGCAACATCCTCGTCAGCGAGGACGACCACCTGATCGCCGCCGTCGGCGTCGAAGACCTCGTCATCGTCCACAGCCCCGACGCCACCCTCGTCTGCCGCCGCGACCAGATCGAAAGAATCAAGGATCTCGTCGCCCAACTGCAGCAGCGGCACGGAGAAAAATACTCATGA
- a CDS encoding UvrD-helicase domain-containing protein has product MSPDALMDSLTGPQRQAVAHIDGPLLVLAGAGSGKTRVITRRAAHIAAVAARPDEVLAITFTNKAAGEMRERIFALGVPGRMWVHTFHSLGARLLRDYASAAGISHNFTIFDESDRRSLLRDVIADCNLSVENWPPRAAEQAISAAKNKLLTPALFAAEAGDFTTRTLARIYAKYQERITEQGGCDFDDLLMRVALMLDENAEVREELSRRFKYLLIDEYQDTNRAQYLIASRLASTHRNICATGDPDQSIYAWRGADIRNILDFEDDYPDAAVIRLEQNFRSTGAILSAASRLIAENTERKHKDLWTEDEHGVAVRVWSCEDEQQEAAKIAEDIRAHLDARGQGGDIAIFYRVNALSRVVEDELRHAKIPYQVARGVEFYERKEIKDVLAYLRAIVNPADEAAILRAINTPARGIGKTTIDRVKTYARQKGVGFDQAVALAAAESDAQIGRAGKKMAAFVALLAELRALPRRPVQPIIDAVLKKSGLESSLAAAGEIDNEPLANVYELASAAHQYDADNPEGSLEEWLQQICLVTDLDAVDLAGGPVTLMTLHTAKGLEFPIVYIVGLEEGLLPHSRAVRGSLRELEEERRLCFVGMTRAQEKLTLTHARYRMFRGITERTIPSPFLRELPKDEIERQTFSPERDRSTGHLGRFNDDASLPAASGLYPGLRVRHEEYGEGQVLRIEPRGRSTYVRIRFDEFGERAFAADHVSLYIMD; this is encoded by the coding sequence ATGTCCCCCGACGCCCTGATGGATTCGCTCACCGGCCCGCAGCGGCAGGCCGTCGCCCATATCGACGGACCGCTCCTTGTCCTTGCCGGGGCCGGCTCCGGCAAGACCCGCGTCATCACCCGCCGCGCCGCCCATATCGCCGCCGTCGCCGCCCGGCCCGATGAGGTCCTGGCCATCACCTTCACCAACAAGGCCGCCGGCGAGATGCGCGAGCGGATTTTCGCCCTCGGCGTCCCGGGTCGCATGTGGGTCCACACGTTTCACTCGCTCGGCGCCCGGCTGCTCCGCGACTACGCCTCCGCCGCGGGAATTAGCCATAACTTCACGATCTTCGACGAATCCGACCGCCGCAGCCTTCTCCGCGACGTCATCGCCGATTGCAACCTGAGTGTCGAAAACTGGCCCCCCCGCGCCGCCGAACAGGCCATCAGCGCCGCCAAGAACAAGCTGCTCACGCCCGCCCTCTTTGCCGCCGAGGCGGGCGATTTCACGACTCGCACCCTCGCCCGTATCTACGCCAAATACCAGGAGCGCATCACGGAGCAGGGCGGCTGTGACTTCGACGACCTGCTCATGCGCGTCGCCCTCATGCTCGACGAGAACGCCGAGGTACGCGAGGAACTCTCCCGCCGCTTCAAGTACCTGCTCATCGACGAATACCAGGACACGAACCGCGCCCAATACCTGATCGCCTCGCGGCTAGCCTCGACCCATCGCAACATCTGCGCGACCGGCGATCCCGACCAATCGATCTATGCCTGGCGCGGCGCCGACATCCGCAACATCCTCGACTTCGAGGACGACTACCCCGACGCCGCGGTCATCCGCCTCGAACAGAATTTCCGCAGCACGGGTGCGATCCTCTCCGCCGCCTCCAGGCTCATCGCCGAGAATACCGAGCGCAAACACAAGGACCTCTGGACCGAAGATGAGCACGGCGTGGCCGTCCGCGTCTGGTCCTGTGAAGACGAGCAACAGGAGGCCGCCAAGATCGCCGAAGATATCCGCGCCCATCTGGACGCCCGTGGCCAGGGCGGCGACATCGCGATTTTCTATCGCGTCAACGCCCTCTCCCGCGTCGTGGAGGACGAACTCCGCCACGCGAAGATCCCCTACCAGGTCGCCCGCGGCGTGGAGTTCTACGAGCGCAAAGAAATTAAGGATGTCCTCGCCTACCTCCGCGCGATCGTGAACCCCGCGGATGAGGCCGCAATCCTGCGGGCCATCAACACGCCCGCTCGCGGAATCGGCAAAACGACGATCGATCGCGTAAAGACCTATGCCCGGCAAAAAGGAGTCGGTTTCGATCAGGCGGTAGCCCTGGCGGCCGCCGAGAGTGACGCGCAAATCGGGCGGGCAGGAAAAAAGATGGCGGCCTTTGTGGCGCTGCTCGCCGAACTCCGCGCCCTGCCGCGGCGGCCCGTGCAGCCGATCATCGACGCCGTGCTTAAAAAATCGGGCCTGGAATCGTCGCTCGCCGCCGCCGGCGAAATCGACAACGAGCCCCTCGCCAACGTCTACGAACTCGCCAGCGCCGCCCATCAATACGACGCCGACAATCCCGAGGGCTCCCTGGAAGAATGGCTCCAGCAAATCTGCCTCGTGACCGACCTCGACGCGGTGGACCTCGCCGGCGGCCCGGTCACGCTGATGACACTGCACACCGCCAAGGGTCTGGAATTCCCCATCGTTTACATCGTCGGCCTGGAAGAGGGGCTGCTGCCGCACAGCCGCGCCGTGAGGGGCAGCCTTCGCGAACTGGAAGAAGAGCGCCGCCTCTGTTTCGTCGGCATGACCCGCGCCCAAGAAAAGCTCACGCTCACCCACGCCCGCTATCGCATGTTCCGCGGCATCACCGAGCGGACGATCCCCTCGCCGTTCCTCCGAGAACTGCCAAAGGACGAAATCGAACGCCAGACCTTTTCCCCCGAACGCGACCGCAGCACCGGTCATCTCGGCCGCTTCAACGACGACGCCTCGCTCCCCGCCGCCTCTGGTCTCTACCCCGGCCTCCGCGTCCGCCATGAGGAATACGGCGAGGGCCAGGTCCTGCGGATCGAGCCCCGCGGCCGTTCCACCTATGTGCGTATCCGCTTCGACGAATTCGGCGAACGCGCCTTTGCCGCCGACCACGTCTCGCTCTACATTATGGACTAG
- a CDS encoding sulfotransferase, which produces MITIVSGLPRSGTSMMMSMLEAGGLSALTDGIRTADEDNPKGYYEFERVKKIKQDTAWLADAKGKVVKMISQLLLDLPAAYQYRIIFMRRNIDEVLASQKQMMVRRGTVKEGGPSDKEMGDMLLKHVDHVMHWMDKQPNIKYVTVSYNEMVKDAKDSIAKINQLLGGALNTAAMAGVVDQALYRQRK; this is translated from the coding sequence GTGATTACAATTGTCTCCGGCCTGCCGAGGTCCGGGACGTCCATGATGATGAGTATGTTGGAGGCGGGGGGCCTAAGTGCGCTGACAGACGGCATCCGCACGGCCGACGAGGACAACCCCAAAGGCTACTACGAGTTCGAGCGGGTCAAGAAGATCAAGCAGGATACGGCCTGGCTGGCGGACGCCAAGGGCAAGGTCGTCAAGATGATCTCGCAGCTCCTGCTCGATCTGCCCGCGGCCTACCAGTACCGCATCATCTTCATGCGGCGGAATATCGACGAGGTGCTCGCCTCGCAGAAGCAGATGATGGTCCGCCGCGGCACGGTCAAGGAGGGCGGGCCGAGCGACAAGGAGATGGGCGACATGCTGCTCAAGCACGTCGACCACGTGATGCACTGGATGGACAAGCAGCCGAACATCAAGTACGTGACCGTCAGCTACAACGAAATGGTCAAGGACGCGAAGGACAGCATCGCGAAGATCAATCAGCTCCTAGGAGGGGCGCTGAATACCGCGGCGATGGCTGGCGTCGTGGACCAGGCGCTCTACCGGCAGCGGAAATAG
- a CDS encoding glutamine synthetase III: METKNRRYSAIREISAQRLPAQTIQADAQPVREIFGKNVFSLSVMRATLTKDAYQVLMKTIREGQPMDPNIADLVANAMKDWAIERGATHYCHWFLPLTGNTAEKHDTFLTPTGDGQALVEFSGKMLIKGEPDASSFPSGGVRSTFEARGYTAWDPTSPAFLMDSVNGKTLCIPTAFSSWDGTALDRKTPLLRSDAAINKQALRMLRLFGNTTAKSVTCTVGPEQEYFLIDRRFYFLRPDLINCGRTLFGARPPKGQEMEDHYFGSIKERVLAFMMDVERTAYKLGIPIKTRHNEVAPGQFEIAPIFENINIATDHNMVLMEIMKDTALKHGFKCLLHEKPFAGVNGSGKHNNWSMCDDAGNNLLDPGHTPHENAQFLTFLTAVIRAVHRNSKLLRSSVATAGNDHRLGANEAPPAIISVYLGDRLTEVVNSLIAGKPEAGRTSGTLKLGISSLPPIPRDDSDRNRTSPFAFTGNKFEFRAVGSSQSIAFPNTVLNLIVADSLAGLADEIEKELAGGTKLEAAVQKIVQDNLTKHQAVLFNGDNYSAAWEAEAAKRGLPNIKSSVNALGAMVEPEIKEMFQRHEVYTQTESEANYKIALEAYIKTINIEAQLTADIARTLILPAALRFQSDIAAALIATKQASTAADASAPEKSLKNVAGLTARLQTALDTLDEVRSRADHGGGDILKHAIVYRDQIKPAMNDVRTVADQLEWVVDDQYWPIPKYREMLFMM, encoded by the coding sequence ATGGAAACCAAAAACCGACGCTACTCCGCAATCCGGGAAATCTCCGCTCAACGCCTGCCTGCTCAAACCATCCAGGCTGACGCCCAGCCCGTCCGCGAAATCTTTGGCAAGAACGTTTTCAGCCTGTCCGTCATGCGCGCGACGCTGACCAAAGACGCCTACCAGGTCCTCATGAAGACCATCCGTGAAGGTCAACCAATGGACCCCAATATCGCCGATCTCGTCGCCAACGCGATGAAGGACTGGGCCATCGAACGCGGAGCGACCCACTACTGCCACTGGTTCCTGCCGCTCACCGGCAACACCGCCGAGAAGCACGACACCTTCCTCACGCCGACCGGCGACGGTCAGGCGCTGGTGGAGTTCTCGGGCAAGATGCTGATCAAGGGCGAGCCGGATGCGAGCAGCTTTCCCTCCGGCGGCGTGCGCTCCACCTTCGAGGCCCGCGGCTACACGGCATGGGACCCGACCAGCCCCGCTTTTCTGATGGACAGCGTCAACGGCAAGACGCTCTGCATCCCCACCGCCTTCTCCAGTTGGGATGGCACCGCGCTGGATCGAAAAACCCCGCTGCTTCGCTCCGACGCCGCGATCAATAAGCAGGCCCTGCGAATGCTCCGTCTCTTCGGCAACACGACGGCCAAGAGCGTCACCTGCACCGTCGGCCCCGAGCAGGAGTACTTCCTGATCGACCGCCGCTTCTACTTCCTCCGCCCCGACCTCATCAACTGCGGTCGGACCCTTTTCGGCGCCCGGCCCCCCAAGGGTCAGGAGATGGAGGACCACTACTTCGGCTCGATCAAGGAACGCGTCCTGGCTTTCATGATGGACGTCGAACGGACGGCCTACAAACTGGGCATCCCCATCAAGACGCGTCACAACGAAGTCGCCCCCGGCCAGTTCGAAATCGCCCCGATCTTCGAGAACATCAATATCGCCACCGATCACAACATGGTTCTCATGGAGATCATGAAGGACACGGCCCTGAAGCACGGCTTCAAGTGCCTGCTCCATGAAAAGCCCTTCGCCGGCGTCAACGGCTCCGGCAAGCACAACAACTGGTCCATGTGCGACGACGCCGGCAACAACCTCCTCGATCCCGGTCACACGCCGCACGAGAACGCCCAGTTCCTGACTTTCCTGACGGCCGTCATCCGGGCGGTGCATCGCAATTCCAAGCTCCTGCGCTCGTCCGTCGCCACCGCCGGCAACGACCATCGCCTCGGCGCGAATGAAGCCCCCCCGGCGATTATCAGCGTCTACCTCGGCGACCGGCTTACGGAGGTCGTCAATAGTCTCATCGCCGGCAAGCCGGAGGCCGGCCGCACCAGCGGGACACTCAAGCTCGGCATTTCCAGCCTGCCGCCCATCCCCCGCGACGATTCCGATCGCAACCGCACCTCGCCCTTCGCCTTCACGGGCAACAAGTTCGAGTTCCGCGCGGTCGGATCCTCGCAGTCCATCGCCTTCCCCAACACGGTGCTCAACCTCATCGTCGCCGACTCCCTGGCGGGACTGGCCGACGAGATCGAAAAGGAGCTGGCCGGCGGCACGAAGCTGGAAGCCGCCGTGCAAAAGATCGTCCAGGACAACCTGACCAAACATCAGGCCGTCCTTTTCAACGGCGACAACTACTCCGCCGCCTGGGAGGCCGAGGCCGCCAAGCGCGGTCTGCCCAACATCAAGTCGAGCGTGAATGCGCTCGGTGCGATGGTCGAGCCGGAAATCAAGGAAATGTTCCAACGCCACGAGGTCTACACGCAGACCGAGAGCGAGGCGAACTACAAGATCGCGCTGGAGGCCTACATCAAGACGATCAACATCGAGGCGCAGCTCACCGCCGACATCGCCCGCACGCTGATCCTCCCGGCCGCGCTTCGGTTTCAATCCGACATCGCGGCTGCCCTGATCGCGACCAAGCAGGCCTCGACCGCCGCCGACGCCTCCGCGCCGGAAAAGAGCCTGAAGAACGTCGCCGGCCTTACGGCCCGCCTGCAAACCGCCCTCGACACCCTCGACGAGGTCCGCAGTCGCGCCGACCACGGCGGTGGCGACATCCTCAAGCACGCGATCGTCTATCGCGACCAGATCAAACCGGCCATGAACGACGTCCGCACCGTCGCCGACCAGCTTGAATGGGTCGTCGATGACCAGTACTGGCCCATCCCCAAGTACCGCGAGATGTTGTTCATGATGTAG
- a CDS encoding CoA-binding protein codes for MAKKSVAVIGASADRSKYSNKAVRAYLRQGWEVYPINPKGGEIEGLAACASVDQVPGRIDRVTLYLPPHLGIQALPAIAGAKPAEFFVNPGAESEELVAEARKLGLEPILACSIIEIGASPGEFPNQ; via the coding sequence ATGGCCAAAAAATCCGTCGCCGTCATCGGCGCTTCCGCTGACCGTTCCAAGTACAGCAACAAGGCTGTCCGCGCCTACCTGCGCCAGGGCTGGGAGGTCTATCCCATCAATCCAAAGGGTGGCGAAATTGAAGGGCTTGCGGCGTGCGCCTCCGTCGATCAAGTTCCTGGCAGGATTGACCGCGTTACGCTCTACCTTCCTCCCCACCTCGGCATTCAGGCCTTGCCCGCCATTGCCGGAGCCAAACCCGCGGAATTCTTCGTCAACCCCGGCGCCGAAAGCGAAGAACTCGTGGCGGAAGCCAGGAAACTCGGCCTGGAACCAATCCTCGCCTGCAGCATCATCGAAATCGGCGCCAGCCCGGGCGAGTTCCCGAACCAATAG
- a CDS encoding putative Ig domain-containing protein, which yields MARTRFFALAATFIAAFFLGNASLNAGQPPESIKDATLLPGNMSAGEFTLEVAPATARVEIAALDVASLLAEDEARPALDLPPRYAIPHRVTVGPLTHGQWHDIGAGMQRWTFEVVSPGAISINLGFTRYVMPDNGTLVVQSTDGTRRIRPFTARDNAPHGELWTPPIASDSVTIELTIPAGSIHLLDLELGSINIGYRRFGDMVAGAEPAPRSGSCNVDVACSTADAWQNEVHAVGVISTGGSTFCTGSMLNNTAQDTTPYFLTANHCGINSGNAASLVVFWNYENSVCRGIPGGGGVGDGTLTEFTTGSFFRATFSTSDFTLVELDEDPDPDFNVSFNGWSREDRFPPSGACIHHPSTDEKRISLYDIAVRPTRPSHSSSWGCSAFPGPGDGTHISVYWSLGVTEPGSSGSPLYDEFHRVIGQLHGGPSACGQTGDNLSDCYGRIWRSWTGGGTNATRLSNWLDPGNTGALFVDTLAGGGMSVSPAGPTTHVGVIGGPFTNPSVVYTLFNASPNSINYTVSLTANFGILIDGGTAPLNGTLAANGGTANVTASLGAAINSLGTGVYNETIDFTDTTNSRTLPRLHTVEVGQTGFTTTPANGLVSGGPVGGPFSATQAYTLTSTQPTAVDIQISANQPWISINGGSGPVNVNLNGSGANTAITIGYSAAANALGAGLYNGTVTFTNLNGGSGNTSRPVSLEVGRFTYAATDLPQSITDNNTITSTITVPDTYCIGDVNVELNVTHTFIGDLLITLTSPEGTTVTLHNRTGSGADNIVTTYDDTGVDPPDGPGTLANFNGTRVNGGWTLTVSDQANVDVGSVNSWALKIVSAGDACPEREVIHSVPLTTNPGWTVQGQWAFGPPLGGGSHSFDPSSGFTGANVYGYNLAGDYANNLASTQYLTTTAFNCQNITSAQLRFRRRLGIESGTLDHANIQVSNNGTSWTTVWNHTSTAISENGWSAQTYNIGAVADGQATVYIRWGMGTTNASVTYPGWNIDDVQIWGIPQCPAISVNPASLPNATAGQPYGQAISASGGTGPYTFAVTAGSLPAGLVLSSGGLLSGTPTGPIGPANFTITATDANNCTGQLAYSLTVVCATISLSPTSLASTFVDRTYTKTIIAGGGVSPYTFGLAAGTLPPGVTLSAGGVLSGTTTTAGTYNFTVMATDAAGCAGSRAYSLAVRVKVVDPF from the coding sequence ATGGCACGCACACGATTCTTCGCTCTCGCGGCGACATTCATCGCTGCTTTTTTCCTGGGAAACGCATCGCTGAATGCCGGTCAACCGCCGGAATCGATCAAGGATGCGACATTGTTGCCGGGCAATATGTCCGCCGGCGAATTTACCCTGGAGGTGGCCCCCGCCACCGCGCGCGTCGAAATTGCTGCGCTGGACGTCGCTTCGCTTCTTGCGGAAGACGAGGCCCGACCGGCACTGGATCTTCCTCCACGTTATGCCATTCCCCATCGTGTGACCGTCGGCCCGCTGACTCACGGCCAATGGCACGACATCGGAGCGGGCATGCAGCGCTGGACATTCGAAGTGGTGTCCCCCGGCGCAATCTCCATTAACCTCGGCTTTACTCGCTACGTCATGCCCGACAACGGCACCCTGGTCGTCCAGTCGACCGACGGAACCCGGCGCATTCGTCCTTTTACGGCGCGGGACAATGCGCCTCACGGAGAACTCTGGACGCCGCCCATCGCGTCCGACAGTGTTACGATCGAACTGACGATCCCGGCCGGTTCGATTCATCTCCTTGACCTCGAACTGGGCTCGATCAACATCGGTTACCGCCGCTTCGGAGACATGGTCGCCGGCGCGGAACCGGCCCCTCGTTCCGGCTCGTGCAACGTAGACGTCGCCTGCTCGACGGCCGATGCCTGGCAGAATGAAGTCCATGCCGTCGGCGTCATCTCCACCGGCGGGAGTACGTTCTGCACCGGCTCCATGCTCAACAACACGGCCCAGGATACGACGCCGTACTTTCTGACCGCCAATCACTGCGGCATCAACTCCGGCAACGCCGCCTCGCTCGTCGTTTTTTGGAATTATGAAAACTCCGTCTGCCGTGGCATCCCGGGCGGAGGCGGCGTCGGCGACGGCACCCTCACCGAGTTCACGACCGGCTCGTTCTTCCGGGCCACGTTCTCCACGTCGGACTTCACCCTTGTTGAACTCGACGAAGACCCCGACCCGGACTTTAACGTCTCGTTCAACGGCTGGAGCCGCGAGGATCGTTTCCCCCCCAGCGGCGCCTGCATTCACCACCCGAGTACCGACGAAAAGCGAATCTCGCTTTATGACATTGCGGTTCGACCGACCCGGCCGTCACACAGCTCCAGTTGGGGCTGTTCGGCATTCCCCGGCCCCGGCGACGGCACGCACATCAGCGTCTACTGGTCTCTCGGCGTGACCGAACCCGGCTCCTCCGGTTCCCCTTTGTACGACGAGTTTCATCGCGTCATCGGCCAGCTCCACGGCGGCCCTTCGGCCTGCGGACAGACCGGCGACAATCTGTCGGACTGTTATGGCCGCATCTGGCGATCCTGGACGGGCGGCGGCACCAACGCCACTCGGCTGAGTAATTGGCTCGATCCGGGCAACACGGGGGCGCTCTTTGTCGACACGCTGGCCGGCGGAGGCATGAGCGTCAGTCCCGCGGGACCGACGACGCATGTCGGCGTGATCGGCGGGCCCTTTACCAACCCCAGCGTAGTCTACACACTGTTCAATGCCTCGCCCAATTCGATCAACTACACCGTCTCGCTGACCGCCAATTTCGGGATCCTGATCGACGGCGGTACCGCTCCGCTCAACGGCACACTGGCCGCCAACGGGGGCACGGCAAACGTCACCGCCAGCCTGGGCGCGGCGATCAATTCGCTCGGCACCGGCGTCTACAATGAAACCATTGATTTCACCGATACTACAAACAGCCGCACCCTTCCGCGCCTGCACACGGTCGAGGTCGGACAGACCGGATTCACGACAACGCCTGCCAACGGCCTCGTTTCCGGCGGACCGGTCGGCGGTCCGTTCTCAGCCACACAGGCCTACACGCTGACCAGCACGCAGCCGACGGCGGTGGACATCCAGATTTCCGCGAATCAGCCGTGGATTTCCATCAATGGCGGGTCCGGACCGGTAAACGTCAACTTGAACGGAAGCGGAGCCAATACCGCCATCACCATTGGCTATTCGGCCGCCGCTAACGCGCTCGGCGCCGGGCTCTACAACGGGACCGTGACCTTCACCAACTTGAATGGCGGCTCGGGCAACACGAGCCGGCCCGTTTCACTGGAAGTGGGCCGCTTCACGTATGCCGCGACCGATCTCCCCCAAAGCATCACTGACAACAACACCATCACCAGCACGATCACCGTTCCGGACACGTACTGCATCGGTGACGTTAATGTCGAGTTGAACGTCACACATACTTTTATTGGCGACCTCCTGATCACCCTCACGTCACCCGAGGGGACCACTGTGACGCTGCACAACCGAACGGGCTCGGGTGCAGACAATATCGTGACGACGTACGACGACACCGGCGTCGATCCGCCGGACGGCCCCGGCACGCTCGCCAACTTCAACGGCACGCGAGTCAATGGCGGCTGGACGCTGACCGTCTCCGATCAGGCCAACGTGGACGTCGGTTCAGTGAATAGCTGGGCGCTCAAGATCGTGTCCGCCGGCGACGCCTGTCCCGAACGCGAAGTGATCCACAGCGTTCCGCTCACGACCAACCCGGGCTGGACGGTCCAGGGGCAGTGGGCCTTCGGTCCACCCCTCGGGGGCGGCAGTCACAGCTTTGATCCTTCCTCGGGTTTTACGGGGGCCAACGTCTACGGCTACAACCTCGCCGGTGATTATGCCAACAATCTGGCCTCCACCCAGTACCTGACGACGACGGCGTTCAACTGCCAGAACATCACGAGCGCTCAGCTTCGCTTCCGCCGACGGCTTGGAATCGAAAGCGGCACGCTCGATCACGCCAACATTCAAGTCTCCAACAATGGCACGAGTTGGACCACCGTTTGGAATCACACCAGCACCGCCATCAGTGAAAACGGCTGGTCGGCGCAAACCTACAACATCGGAGCGGTCGCCGATGGGCAAGCAACGGTCTATATCCGCTGGGGCATGGGAACGACCAACGCTTCAGTAACCTATCCCGGCTGGAACATCGACGACGTGCAGATCTGGGGCATCCCGCAGTGTCCGGCGATATCCGTCAACCCTGCCTCGCTGCCCAATGCAACGGCGGGACAGCCTTATGGACAGGCGATATCCGCGTCTGGCGGTACCGGGCCGTACACGTTCGCCGTCACAGCCGGCAGCCTTCCGGCGGGCCTGGTCCTTTCCTCCGGCGGCCTGCTCTCCGGCACTCCGACCGGCCCGATCGGACCCGCGAACTTCACGATCACGGCGACCGACGCGAACAATTGCACGGGCCAGCTCGCTTACTCGCTGACCGTCGTCTGCGCCACGATTTCGCTGTCGCCGACTTCGCTGGCAAGTACGTTTGTGGACCGGACCTACACAAAGACCATTATCGCCGGCGGAGGAGTAAGCCCATACACGTTTGGGTTGGCGGCCGGCACGCTGCCTCCGGGCGTGACGCTTTCGGCTGGTGGCGTTCTTTCGGGAACGACGACGACTGCCGGAACATACAACTTCACTGTGATGGCGACGGACGCGGCCGGATGCGCCGGCAGCCGGGCCTACTCCCTCGCCGTTCGAGTGAAGGTCGTCGATCCGTTCTGA
- a CDS encoding type 1 glutamine amidotransferase domain-containing protein, whose translation MKLFQGKRMLIFVGDDYEDLELWYPKLRLEEAGAVTTLAGQEAEHVYRGKNGYPCKSDVAIAEVRSSDFDGVVLVGGWMPDKLRRDEKVLALIREFNEAGKLIAAICHGPWMSISAGVCKGVRMTSTPGIKDDLTNAGAIWSDEPVVVDRHHITSRRPADLPVFMERVVAFLADAH comes from the coding sequence ATGAAACTCTTTCAAGGCAAGCGAATGCTGATATTTGTCGGGGATGACTACGAAGACCTGGAGCTTTGGTATCCGAAGCTTCGGCTGGAGGAGGCCGGGGCCGTGACGACGCTCGCGGGCCAGGAGGCGGAGCACGTCTATCGCGGAAAGAACGGTTATCCATGCAAGAGCGATGTCGCCATCGCGGAGGTCCGTTCGAGTGATTTCGACGGCGTCGTTCTCGTCGGCGGGTGGATGCCGGACAAACTTCGGCGCGACGAAAAAGTGCTCGCCTTGATCCGTGAATTCAACGAAGCAGGCAAGCTTATCGCGGCGATTTGTCATGGGCCGTGGATGAGCATCTCGGCGGGCGTCTGCAAAGGTGTGCGGATGACGAGTACGCCGGGCATCAAGGATGATCTAACGAACGCGGGCGCCATCTGGTCCGACGAGCCGGTCGTCGTCGATCGGCACCACATTACGAGCCGCCGACCGGCGGACTTGCCGGTGTTTATGGAGCGCGTGGTGGCGTTCCTTGCCGATGCCCACTGA